One genomic window of Branchiostoma floridae strain S238N-H82 chromosome 4, Bfl_VNyyK, whole genome shotgun sequence includes the following:
- the LOC118413989 gene encoding heparanase-like isoform X1 codes for MFVWLRYYHVWKNNFRLHQNPPVSIKLALVILSATVVFSAVCDNSGNYHDSKSYHGNGNLEKSLAKVEILTDRSPRAVDRRFLSLALGPKLIQHGTLLSLLRSERFQTLAAGLAPAFLRLGGTAEDFLIFEPTEEDITKLASGPELDICALSKNDSTKWEGLGFEANETEKKVFKNFTMSEVEWDHLNSFTRCVGYDFIFGLNVLLRNGSLWDPSNAQLLLNYTAAKGFKVNWELGNEPNHLQKISNRTVNATTLGLDFRQLRSLLSSSPAFKNSILAGPDTTRPKNKTLRFLQRFLQIAAGVLDAVTWHQYYIDGSTAVLDNFTDPTLLDMLHGQITAINRVVNMTAPGLPVWLGETSSAWGGGAPELSDSFVAGFMWLDKLGLAAQLSLDVVMRQSLFEANYALISKDLDPLPDYWLSLLYKQLVGSRVLKVKVTDGSEVKVSNSSEQQRTTGEMDRKSARIRVYAHCTNPNSPQQYQNGSVTLYVLNLHQDHRAAVRLGGNLAFKKVHKYLLTPHGMEGLTSRHVELNGRKLDMVDDRTLPELGPQKLPSNTTLLMPPLTFGFFVIPDAQAAACM; via the exons ATGTTCGTATGGTTACGGTATTATCATGTCTGGAAAAACAACTTCCGGTTGCACCAAAATCCACCTGTGTCTATAAAGTTGGCTCTTGTCATACTGTCTGCTACGGTCGTGTTCTCAGCAGTCTGTGATAATTCCGGGAACTACCATGACAGCAagagttaccatggcaacgggaaTCTGGAAAAGTCACTGGCCAAGGTTGAGATTCTGACGGACAGGTCACCGCGGGCCGTAGACCGGCGCTTCCTGTCCCTCGCTCTGGGACCTAAACTCATCCAGCACGGTACTTTGCTGTCGCTTCTGAG ATCCGAAcggttccagacccttgcagcTGGTCTCGCCCCTGCCTTTCTCCGTCTTGGTGGCACAGCAGAGGATTTTCTCATCTTTGAGCCAACTGAGGAAGATATCACCAAACTTGCCAGTGGTCCAGAGTTAGACATTTGTGCACTCAGTAAGAATGACAGCACGAAGTGGGAAGGCCTGGGATTTGAAGCAAATGAGACGGAGAAGaaagttttcaagaattttacaATGTCAG AAGTGGAGTGGGACCACCTGAACTCCTTTACGAGGTGTGTTGGATACGATTTCATCTTTGGTCTGAATGTGCTGCTGCGGAATGGGTCACTATGGGACCCATCAAACGCCCAGCTTCTGCTGAACTACACAGCTGCCAAGGGCTTCAAGGTCAACTGGGAGCTGGGAAACG AGCCCAACCATCTGCAAAAGATCTCTAACCGGACAGTGAATGCCACCACCCTTGGCCTGGACTTCCGCCAGCTCAGGAGTCTTCTGTCCTCCAGCCCAGCCTTCAAGAACAGCATCCTGGCAGGGCCAGACACAACCAGGCCTAAGAACAAAACACTTCGCTTCTTGCAAAG ATTTCTGCAGATAGCTGCTGGTGTCCTGGATGCTGTCACTTGGCATCA GTACTACATTGATGGCAGCACAGCTGTCCTCGACAACTTCACCGACCCAACCCTGCTGGACATGCTCCATGGACAGATCACAGCCATCAACAGAGTTGTCAACATGACGGCGCCTGGTCTGCCTGTGTGGCTGGGGGAGACTAGCTcggcgtggggagggggggcaccAGAACTGTCCGACAGTTTTGTGGCTGGTTTCAT GTGGCTGGATAAGTTGGGTCTGGCAGCCCAACTCTCACTGGATGTGGTCATGAGACAGAGTCTGTTTGAAGCAAACTACGCCCTGATTAGCAAGGACCTGGACCCACTGCCT GATTACTGGTTATCACTGCTGTACAAACAGCTGGTTGGCAGCAGGGTGCTCAAAGTCAAGGTCACAgatgggtcagaggtcaaggtcTCAAATAGCTCAGAACAGCAGAGGACAACAGGGGAGATGGACAGAAAATCTGCCAGAATCCGGGTCTATGCACACTGCACCAACCCCAACAG TCCACAGCAGTACCAGAATGGGTCTGTGACACTGTACGTACTAAACCTTCATCAGGACCACCGTGCTGCTGTCAGACTGGGGGGAAACCTGGCCTTCAAGAAGGTTCACAAGTATCTACTGACCCCCCATGGAATGGAGGGGCTGACATCAAG GCATGTGGAGCTGAATGGCAGGAAGCTGGATATGGTGGATGACCGCACCCTCCCAGAGCTGGGGCCACAGAAGCTGCCATCTAACACCACACTGCTCATGCCGCCTCTCACGTTTGGCTTTTTTGTTATACCAGACGCACAGGCAGCAGCTTGCATGTAG